Sequence from the Collinsella aerofaciens ATCC 25986 genome:
CGCGCAGCAGGCAGACATTCCTGCACCGCGCACGCGGCGCTACGACCGACGGGGCGACGGATGGGGGTGGCTCGGCGGGGTTCTGGACGTCCCCGTGATGGAGCGCGGCCCGCGGACCAGGGAAATCCGGTCCGCACGAAGGGCGAGGCTCCGGACGAAGCGACTGAGCGAAGCGAGTGAGCCCGAGGTCCCTAGAAAAACCCCTAGGCAGGCGCGTGCGCGCCCGTACCGCAAACCGACACAGGTGGGTGGGTAGAACATACCGAGGCGATCGGGTCAACCATGGTCAAGGAACTCGGCACAATGGCCCCGTAACTTCGGGAGAAGGGGTGCCCGCGCGTACGTGAACGGACTTGCTCCGGGAGCGGAGGCGGGCCGCAGTGGAGAGGCCCAAGCGACTGTTTACCAAAAACACAGGACTCTGCAGAAGCCGCAAGGCGACGTATAGGGTCTGACGCCTGCCCGGTGCCGGAAGGTCACGCGGAGGAGTTAGCCATTTCGGCGAAGCCCCGAAGCCAAGCCCCGGTAAACGGCGGCCGTAACTATAACGGTCCTAAGGTAGCGAAATTCCTTGTCGGGTAAGTTCCGACCTGCACGAAAGGCGCAACGACTTGGGCGCTGTCTCGACCATGGACCCGGTGAAATTGCACTGGTCGTGAAGATGCGACTTACCCGCGGAAGGACGGAAAGACCCCGTGAACCTTCACTGCAGCTTGGCATTGGCCGCTGGTCCCGCGTGTAGAGGATAGGCAGGAGGCATCGATCCGGAGGCGCCAGCCCCCGGGGAGCCGCCCTTGGAATACTGCCCTCGCGCGACCGGCGTCCTAACCCGAGGCCGTCAACCGGCTCGGGGACCGTGCCAGGCGGGCAGTTTGACTGGGGCGGTCGCCTCCTAAAGGGTAACGGAGGCGCGCGAAGGTCCGCTCGGGACGGTCGGCAACCGTCCTTTTGAATGCAAGAGTACAAGCGGGCTTGACTGCGAGGCCCACAAGCCGAGCAGGTGCGAAAGCAGGCTCTAGTGATCCGGCGGCCCCGAGTGGGTGGGCCGTCGCTCAACGGATAAAAGGTACTCCGGGGATAACAGGCTGATCTTGCCCAAGAGTCCACATCGACGGCAAGGTTTGGCACCTCGATGTCGGCTCATCGCATCCTGGGGCTGGAGCAGGTCCCAAGGGTACGGCTGTTCGCCGTTTAAAGCGGTACGCGAGCTGGGTTCAGAACGTCGTGAGACAGTTCGGTCCCTATCCTCCGTGGGCGCAGGAGAATCGATGGAGGCTGCCCCCAGTACGAGAGGACCGGGGTGGACGCACCTCCGGTGAACCGGTTGTCGACCAACGGCACGGCCGGGTAGCCGCGTGCGGCGCGGATAACCGCTGAAGGCATCTAAGCGGGAAGCCGTTCCAGGGATTAGTTCTCCTTCCGGTAAGGGCCCAGGTAGACTACCTGGTCGATAGACGGCAGGTGCAAGGCTGGCGACAGCCTCAGCCGAGCCGCACTAATCGCCCGAGCTCTTCCGGAACCGCACCTCGCGGCCCGCGGGACATGCGCTCATGCGCGGTCCGGGCACGAGGATGCCCCCGAGTCACCTCCCCTATGCGCCATGCGGCCCCCAGGGCACGTGTAGAGTGAGACCCAGGACACCGTAACGGTGGGCGCCGCCCACCGGTCAGCGGCCAGAGCATGGGGGGCACGCCCGGTCCCGTTCCGAACCCGGAAGCTAAGCCCCATCGCGCCGAGAGTACTGCGGGGTCGGCCCGTGGGAGGCCAGGGCGCCGCTGACCGGTGGACGGCACCGAGCCGTCATCGAACTGAGAAGGGGGAGGCCTCGCGGCCTCCCCCTTTTTGCGTTGTATACACGTTGTACTTTGGGACCTAGCCCCATTACAGTCTGAAGTGGGCCACCGATAAATTTCGATGGCGAGCATTCGGCGCATTGCCTACGATACGGGCAAGCCCCGAGGGGCCGCCGATCGGGCGCCTCCGGATGGCCGTCTGCCCCTGCCCCGTAGAGGGCCCGGGGGGTGTTGCCACCGGGGGCGCTCGCCGCTCCGGACGACTGATAGGAAACTGCCGGGCGCAAGCGCCACGGCCAGGTAATGTGGGTGTCGCAGGGAGGGGTTCCGATCGGCCTACCGATTGGAGGATAACACCGTGGCACCACCTAGAATGCCGGAAGCCGTCATCGGGCTCGATGTCGGGAAATTGTCCCATTGGGCATGCGTCGCGACCCGGGACGGCGAGATACTGCTGAGCGCCCCCGTCGCGAACAGGGAGGGCGATCTGGACTCGCTGTTCGGCCGCTTCCCCGACGCGCTCGTGGTCGTCGACCAGTCGCGCAACATAGGCGCCCTCGCGCTCGCCCGCGCCAAGGCGGCCGGGATGTCGGCGGCGTACCTGCCGGGACTCGCGGCACACGGGGCCGCCAGGCTCTTCGCCGGCGACGCCAAGACCGACGAGCGGGACGCAATGGTCATCGCGAAGACGGCGCTGGGCATCCCCGACGCACTCCTGCCGGTCGGGGATCCGGGCCCGACGGTCGCGGCGGCGAGGGCGCTGGCCGCCCAGAGAAACTTCCTGACCTGCGAAAACACCAGGAGCAAGAACCGGCTGCGCAGCATCCTGCTGGAATCGTGCCCCGCCTTCGAGGCGTTGGTCGACCTGTCCGACGGTCCCCAGCTGAGGCTCATGGCATCCCTCGGCGGGGCCTGGTCGGTGGCCGACGCCGGGCCCCGCAGGGCGGCGGCGCTCACGCGCGGGGCGGCGCGCGGCAAGATCGAGGCCCTCGTCCGCTCGACGGCCTCCTCGACAAGGCCGGACGCGGCGGCCATCGCCGCCGAGGACCGGGCGGTGAGGCTGCTCGCGCGCAGGATCTCCGAGAACTCGGCGGAGATCGATGTGATCACGGCGGAGATATCCGCCCTCCTCGAGGGCGACGATACCTACCGATGCCTCCTGACGGTGCCGGGGATCGGCCCCAAAACCGCTTCCGAGCTCGCGATCTCCATAGATATCGAAGACTTCCCAAGCCACGACAGGCTCGCGTCGTACTGCGGCCTGGCGCCGCGCAACCGCCAGTCGGGGACCTCGATCTCCTCGGTGACGGCATCGCGCCAAGGCAACAAGAGGCTGAAGAACCTGCTCATATTCTCGTGCAACTGCCTTACCCGGACAGAGGGAAGATGGGGCGATTACTACGCTAGGTGCCGAGAGCGGGGCATGCCGCACGGCAAGGCGCTCAAGGCGCTGGCACGAAAGAGGCTGAAGGTCATCTACGCGATCATGCGGGACAGGGTGCCCTACGCCGCCTAGTCGAAGCGCTCCGAACAGATTGGAGCCCATCGGCCGAAAGGCCTGGCGTTAGCATGTCGCGATTCAATCTCGAAAACAGCATTGCCCAGTTGACAAAACTATAGGAACACCCCCCGTATGCGCTCTTACTGTTTGGCTGTATTTTGAGTCCTTCTAGTGTATTTGAGCGATAATTACTCGCATTGGCGTTAGGGAGGGCTTGATGTTTACCGTATTTGTCTTGGGCAATATCGCTTCGGGTAAGTCGACTGCCTGCCGCTATTTCGAATCTCGTGGCGCTATGCTTATCGATCTGGATGAGCTTGCAAAATCGCTGTATGTGCCGGGCTCTGATATCGTCAATGCTCTCGCGGATGAATTCGGTTGGGACATTTTGGATGAGGAAGGCGGCATTCGCCGCAGCATCCTCGCCTCTCGAGCTTTCGCTTCTCCTGATTCGGTCGCACGGCTCAATGGCATTGTGCATCCCGTTCTGATTGAACAGCTTTCGCTTAGGATTCTCGATCCGGTTTGTTGTACGGTTTCATCACCCCGTTACCCCTTTGCGGTGGTTGAGGTTTCTGCTCCGACTGGTTTTGAGGATGCATTTGGCTTGGCTGATGAAATTCTGGTCATTAGCGCCCCTTTGTCAGTTCGTCGCGAGCGCGCTATTCAACGTGGCATGGTGCCATCTGATTTCGATGCCCGTTCTGCTTGCCAGCCCGATGAGTCTGCGCTGTGCAATCTCGCTACAACGGTGATTGATAATTCGGCAGCCGATAATTCGCTCTTTGAGCAGCTTGACTCATGGCTTGCATGCCACGGGTTTATAGATACTCCGGATAAGGAGGAGGCCGATGCCTAAGGCACGTTTCTTTACGTGGTATCGCGTGGCGCCACTTGCCGTTGTGTTCGTCTTCGGCCTTATTTCGCTCGTCTACTCGTGTGCCCCTGCCGCTTTCTTTAAGCCGCTGTATCCGATTGACTACGAGGCGTATGTAAAGCAATCCAGTATTTCGCATAATCTGGATCCGTATCTGGTGTGCGCTGTCATTAAGTCGGAATCGAATTGGGACCCCGAGGCCGAGTCGAATCAGGGTGCTCAGGGATTGATGCAGCTGATGCCCGAGACTGCCCAGGATATGATCGCCAAGGGCCTTGTCGACGGAGGTGAGTATTCGGCCGACAATCTTAACGATCCGGCTACGAATATCGAGTTTGGCTGCGCATACCTCTCGTATCTTCTCGCCTATTTCAACGGGTCGACGGATAGTGCCATCGCCGCCTATAACGCCGGTATGGGCAATGTCGACGGATGGGCGCAGCAGAACACGTCATTCCATAATGCGATTACCTTCCCTGAAACTCAGGCTTATCTGATTCGCGTCAATAATGCCTGGGTTCGCTACAAGACCCTCTATCCCGATCAGTTCGTATAGGACTATGCCAGCCGCCTGCGTATACTGCAGATGTATGAGTTAGGAGTATCCATGGCGGAATTTGAAGTAGAACGCGTTGGTGGTGAACTTAAGCGCTTTGGCGTTGAGGGCGCTGAGGTGCCGTTTGAAGTCGTTTCCCCCTATGAGCCTGCCGGTTCCCAGCCCAAGGCC
This genomic interval carries:
- a CDS encoding IS110 family transposase, whose translation is MAPPRMPEAVIGLDVGKLSHWACVATRDGEILLSAPVANREGDLDSLFGRFPDALVVVDQSRNIGALALARAKAAGMSAAYLPGLAAHGAARLFAGDAKTDERDAMVIAKTALGIPDALLPVGDPGPTVAAARALAAQRNFLTCENTRSKNRLRSILLESCPAFEALVDLSDGPQLRLMASLGGAWSVADAGPRRAAALTRGAARGKIEALVRSTASSTRPDAAAIAAEDRAVRLLARRISENSAEIDVITAEISALLEGDDTYRCLLTVPGIGPKTASELAISIDIEDFPSHDRLASYCGLAPRNRQSGTSISSVTASRQGNKRLKNLLIFSCNCLTRTEGRWGDYYARCRERGMPHGKALKALARKRLKVIYAIMRDRVPYAA
- the coaE gene encoding dephospho-CoA kinase (Dephospho-CoA kinase (CoaE) performs the final step in coenzyme A biosynthesis.) yields the protein MFTVFVLGNIASGKSTACRYFESRGAMLIDLDELAKSLYVPGSDIVNALADEFGWDILDEEGGIRRSILASRAFASPDSVARLNGIVHPVLIEQLSLRILDPVCCTVSSPRYPFAVVEVSAPTGFEDAFGLADEILVISAPLSVRRERAIQRGMVPSDFDARSACQPDESALCNLATTVIDNSAADNSLFEQLDSWLACHGFIDTPDKEEADA
- a CDS encoding lytic transglycosylase domain-containing protein, which gives rise to MPKARFFTWYRVAPLAVVFVFGLISLVYSCAPAAFFKPLYPIDYEAYVKQSSISHNLDPYLVCAVIKSESNWDPEAESNQGAQGLMQLMPETAQDMIAKGLVDGGEYSADNLNDPATNIEFGCAYLSYLLAYFNGSTDSAIAAYNAGMGNVDGWAQQNTSFHNAITFPETQAYLIRVNNAWVRYKTLYPDQFV